One genomic region from Pyxicephalus adspersus chromosome 1, UCB_Pads_2.0, whole genome shotgun sequence encodes:
- the TIMM10B gene encoding mitochondrial import inner membrane translocase subunit Tim10 B: protein MAGEEQQLRNLRDFLLVYNRMTELCFTRCAKNLNYRSLTMDEETCLDSCATKFIRSNHRLMAAYVGLMPSVVQRRMADIEKQNKELEANAETNVDPSLEAKPETAIPAEPAIDTDNVSIASGSQ, encoded by the exons ATGGCAGGAGAGGAACAGCAGCTCCGCAAT CTGCGGGACTTCCTGCTGGTCTATAACAGGATGACGGAACTGTGCTTCACCCGCTGTGCCAAGAACCTCAACTACAGATCCCTGACCATGGACGAG GAAACATGTCTGGACAGCTGCGCTACCAAATTCATCCGCTCCAACCACCGTCTGATGGCAGCGTATGTGGGACTGATGCCGTCTGTTGTGCAGCGCAGGATGGCGGACAttgaaaagcaaaacaaagaGTTAGAGGCAAATGCTGAAACCAATGTGGATCCATCACTGGAAGCAAAGCCTGAAACTGCCATCCCCGCAGAGCCAGCGATTGACACGGATAATGTATCCATAGCGTCAGGATCTCAATAA